From one Formosa sediminum genomic stretch:
- a CDS encoding DUF4625 domain-containing protein, protein MNTKMMNTQFKFLAIILSLGLFLQSCSSDDDGAVISAPVISDFEFGEGSEHSTEPVAYKGSDLHVEADIYAEATVASITLEIHSHDLTDTDDAIVWDFEQVYDDASYQVINPTFHEHVDIPSDILAGEYHVELIVVDALGNSTISEGHLEIMDVISLSDIDIEETAARGEDFHAEFLVTAVNGIHEISVDIHAHDLEVGEGEEEWDYEEVFADYHELTEAEFHEHIDIPATAPAGEYHVAFTIEDEDGNIVEYETHIDITA, encoded by the coding sequence ATGAACACAAAAATGATGAACACACAATTTAAGTTTTTAGCAATTATCCTTTCATTAGGATTGTTTTTACAATCTTGTAGTAGTGACGACGACGGCGCTGTAATAAGTGCACCAGTAATTTCCGATTTTGAATTTGGGGAAGGTAGTGAACACTCTACAGAACCTGTAGCTTATAAAGGTTCAGACCTTCATGTAGAAGCCGATATTTATGCTGAAGCCACGGTAGCGAGTATTACCTTAGAAATACATTCGCATGATTTAACAGATACTGATGATGCCATTGTATGGGATTTTGAACAAGTTTACGACGATGCATCTTACCAAGTTATTAACCCAACTTTTCACGAGCATGTAGATATTCCTTCAGATATTTTAGCTGGAGAGTATCATGTTGAGTTAATTGTTGTAGATGCTTTAGGAAACAGTACAATTTCAGAAGGTCACCTAGAGATTATGGATGTTATTTCATTAAGTGATATTGATATTGAAGAAACAGCAGCACGTGGTGAAGATTTCCATGCTGAATTTTTAGTAACTGCTGTTAACGGCATTCATGAAATTAGTGTAGATATTCATGCGCATGATCTTGAAGTTGGTGAAGGTGAAGAAGAATGGGATTACGAAGAAGTTTTTGCTGATTATCATGAGTTAACAGAAGCAGAATTTCATGAGCATATAGATATTCCTGCAACTGCTCCAGCGGGAGAATATCATGTAGCCTTTACTATTGAAGATGAAGATGGTAACATCGTTGAATACGAAACACATATCGATATTACAGCCTAA
- a CDS encoding RagB/SusD family nutrient uptake outer membrane protein, giving the protein MKINIKNIQVLFFLGLLLVTMSCSEDYLDVDSTDALEQEDSETVTPEQMVNGVYGMLTEWDYAFSYLGITEIISDNADKGSSSTDTGSDKDVLDALTFTSSAGSVLAMWENWYKSINRASTAIEYAEDYGLTDQEYKDRLVGEAEFLRALNYFWLVRSFGAVPLQDVDLIERQPVDDVYAYIETDLLNAIEKLPLKSEYDSDDLGRVTKGAAQALLAKVYLYEEEWQKAYDMADNVINSGEYGLHTNYEELWRASTENGIESIFEVQARGESVAHGVQQYSQTQGARGTDGWGWGYNIPSQTLVNAFEAEGDTVRMNATIIFEGETLWDGREVFEVENPRYNEKAYSSASAGADDGDKNIRILRYAEILLIKAEAAKYIGADAATPLNLVRNRVGLASITDPTLEQIWNERHLELAMEHDRWFDLVRTGQAEEAMAADGKTFIVGKHELFPIPYNQIVQTPTMEQNPGWE; this is encoded by the coding sequence ATGAAAATTAATATTAAAAATATACAAGTTCTGTTTTTTCTTGGATTGCTTTTGGTTACAATGTCTTGTAGCGAAGATTATTTAGATGTAGATAGTACAGATGCTTTAGAGCAAGAAGATTCTGAAACCGTAACCCCAGAACAAATGGTAAATGGGGTATATGGGATGCTAACCGAATGGGATTATGCTTTTTCTTACCTAGGTATAACCGAAATCATTTCAGACAACGCAGATAAAGGAAGTTCATCTACAGATACAGGTTCAGATAAAGACGTGTTAGATGCTTTAACATTTACAAGTAGTGCTGGTTCAGTTTTAGCCATGTGGGAAAATTGGTATAAATCTATAAACAGAGCATCGACAGCTATAGAATATGCTGAAGATTATGGCTTGACAGATCAAGAATATAAGGATAGATTGGTTGGTGAAGCCGAGTTTTTAAGAGCTTTAAATTATTTTTGGTTGGTGAGATCTTTTGGAGCAGTTCCGCTTCAAGATGTAGATTTAATAGAAAGACAGCCTGTAGATGATGTGTATGCATATATAGAAACAGATTTGCTTAATGCGATAGAAAAATTACCTCTTAAAAGTGAATACGATTCAGACGATTTAGGTCGTGTTACTAAAGGTGCAGCGCAGGCTTTATTAGCTAAAGTGTATTTGTATGAAGAAGAATGGCAAAAAGCATACGATATGGCCGATAATGTTATCAATTCTGGAGAGTATGGTTTACACACTAATTATGAAGAATTATGGAGAGCTTCTACAGAAAATGGTATAGAGTCTATTTTTGAAGTTCAAGCCAGAGGTGAGTCTGTAGCTCATGGTGTTCAACAATATTCACAAACTCAAGGAGCTAGAGGTACCGATGGTTGGGGTTGGGGTTATAATATTCCATCTCAGACCCTTGTAAATGCATTTGAAGCAGAAGGCGATACAGTTAGAATGAATGCCACTATTATTTTTGAAGGTGAAACATTATGGGATGGACGTGAAGTTTTTGAAGTTGAAAACCCAAGATATAATGAAAAAGCATATTCTAGTGCTTCTGCAGGTGCAGACGATGGCGATAAAAATATAAGAATACTACGTTACGCAGAGATTTTATTAATCAAAGCTGAGGCGGCAAAATATATCGGAGCAGATGCAGCTACGCCTTTAAATTTGGTTAGAAACAGAGTTGGGTTAGCGTCAATAACCGATCCAACACTTGAACAGATTTGGAATGAAAGACATCTAGAATTAGCTATGGAACACGATCGTTGGTTTGATCTTGTAAGAACTGGTCAGGCAGAAGAAGCCATGGCAGCAGATGGTAAAACATTCATTGTTGGAAAACACGAATTGTTTCCAATTCCATATAATCAAATTGTGCAAACTCCAACAATGGAACAGAATCCAGGATGGGAATAA
- a CDS encoding carboxylesterase family protein, with protein MTLKSIIVVMCFALLTPFLTHAQHLKKTEDLFLSKTHIVNTDTLQYRMLLPKDFSKNKTYPVVLFLHGAGERGNDNKKQLANGSDLFLKESIRKTFPAIVIFPQCPENDYWAKLEADRSTKPITFTYKYKESPTKAMALVIDLMNDLVKKTYVKTNQVYVMGLSMGGMGTFEILYRKPNLFAAAIPICGGGNPESVKAYAKSTPLWVFHGAKDDVVDPNLSVNMVSALLKNGGVPRFTLYDYANHNSWDAAFAEPELLIWLFSKSNKI; from the coding sequence ATGACACTTAAATCTATTATAGTTGTAATGTGTTTTGCTTTGTTAACTCCATTTTTAACACATGCACAGCATTTAAAAAAAACTGAAGATTTGTTTTTAAGTAAAACACATATCGTAAATACAGATACGCTACAATACAGAATGCTTTTACCTAAAGATTTTTCTAAAAATAAGACGTATCCCGTTGTTTTATTTCTTCATGGTGCTGGAGAACGAGGTAACGATAATAAGAAGCAATTAGCAAATGGGAGTGATTTATTTTTAAAGGAAAGTATACGAAAAACGTTTCCTGCAATAGTTATTTTTCCACAATGTCCCGAAAATGATTATTGGGCAAAACTAGAAGCAGATCGCTCAACAAAACCAATAACATTTACTTACAAATACAAAGAATCACCTACTAAGGCAATGGCTTTAGTTATAGACTTAATGAATGATTTAGTAAAAAAAACATACGTAAAAACCAATCAAGTTTATGTTATGGGTTTATCTATGGGTGGCATGGGTACTTTCGAAATACTCTATCGTAAACCAAATCTGTTTGCGGCTGCAATTCCTATTTGTGGTGGTGGAAATCCAGAATCTGTCAAGGCCTACGCTAAGTCCACCCCATTGTGGGTTTTTCATGGAGCAAAAGACGATGTGGTAGATCCAAATTTGTCTGTAAATATGGTATCTGCACTTCTTAAAAATGGTGGAGTTCCAAGGTTTACATTATACGACTATGCAAATCATAACAGTTGGGATGCTGCTTTTGCAGAACCGGAATTATTAATATGGCTTTTCTCTAAATCGAATAAAATATAA
- a CDS encoding glucoamylase family protein, translating into MLLTRKFVLISILSLFLFGCNTQKEDKEDTAENTELIDDAVSDEVLLNRIQEQTIDYFWSGAEPNSGLARERIHMDNTYLESPENTVTTGGSGFGLMAILVGIERGIISREEALLRFDKIVNFLDKADRFHGAWPHWINGETGKVYPFSEKDNGGDLVETAFLIQGLLTVSEYFDGDTEAEKELVSKIDTLYKTVEWDWYTKGGEDVLYWHWSPDYGWDMNMPVQGYNECLIMYILAAASPTHPISPSVYEKGWARQGDIVSSKTYYGEDLVLNYFYNDTDLVGPLFWAHYSYLGLDPRNLSDQYANYWTLTLNQAKIHYKYAVDNPLNYKGYGDSLWGLTSSYSVNGYTGHRPGNDVGVISPTAALSSFPYTPDESMNVLKNIYKNHDSLVGKYGPYDAFSFEDNWYTPRYLAIDQGPIPVMIENYRTGLLWRLFMKNSDVQNGLKALGFTY; encoded by the coding sequence ATGCTACTTACACGTAAATTTGTTTTAATAAGCATACTATCACTTTTTCTGTTTGGCTGTAATACACAAAAGGAGGATAAAGAAGACACAGCAGAGAATACTGAGCTAATAGACGATGCTGTTTCAGATGAGGTGCTTTTAAATCGTATTCAAGAGCAAACTATCGATTATTTCTGGAGCGGTGCAGAACCTAATTCAGGTTTAGCACGCGAAAGAATACATATGGATAACACATATTTAGAATCTCCTGAAAATACAGTTACTACTGGAGGAAGTGGTTTTGGATTGATGGCTATTTTAGTAGGTATTGAAAGAGGAATTATATCTAGAGAAGAAGCATTATTAAGATTTGATAAGATAGTAAATTTCTTAGACAAAGCAGATCGCTTTCATGGGGCATGGCCACACTGGATTAATGGTGAAACAGGAAAAGTATACCCTTTTAGTGAAAAAGATAACGGCGGGGATTTAGTAGAAACCGCATTTCTTATTCAAGGCTTATTAACGGTTTCTGAATATTTTGATGGAGATACCGAAGCAGAGAAAGAACTGGTTTCTAAAATCGATACGTTATACAAAACTGTAGAATGGGACTGGTATACTAAAGGGGGAGAAGACGTATTGTATTGGCATTGGTCACCAGACTATGGCTGGGATATGAATATGCCTGTACAAGGATATAATGAGTGTTTAATTATGTATATACTTGCAGCCGCGTCTCCTACACACCCTATTAGTCCATCGGTCTATGAAAAAGGTTGGGCAAGGCAAGGCGATATCGTTTCTTCTAAAACTTACTATGGCGAAGATTTAGTTTTAAATTATTTCTATAATGATACCGATTTGGTTGGGCCCTTATTTTGGGCACATTATTCGTACTTAGGTTTAGATCCGAGAAACTTGTCAGATCAATATGCAAATTATTGGACACTAACGCTAAATCAGGCTAAAATACATTATAAATATGCAGTCGATAATCCGCTTAATTATAAAGGATATGGAGATAGCCTTTGGGGATTAACCTCTAGCTATTCTGTAAATGGATATACAGGACACAGGCCCGGAAACGATGTTGGGGTAATTTCCCCAACTGCAGCACTATCGTCATTTCCATATACTCCTGATGAAAGTATGAATGTTTTAAAAAATATTTATAAAAATCATGACAGTCTTGTTGGTAAATATGGCCCTTATGATGCTTTTAGTTTTGAAGATAATTGGTATACACCACGATATTTAGCCATAGATCAAGGTCCAATCCCTGTAATGATAGAAAATTATAGAACAGGATTGCTATGGCGCTTATTTATGAAAAATAGTGATGTGCAAAATGGGTTAAAAGCTCTAGGATTTACATATTAA
- a CDS encoding SusC/RagA family TonB-linked outer membrane protein, translating into MKTKISLLLILFFSISAFAQEIEISGVVTSKTDGIPLPGVNIIVEGTNNGTSTDFDGKYALTVNTGDQLEFSYMGFKTIMKTVGDQSVINVVLAEDVEALNEVVVIGYGTQKRSDLTGAVSSIKSDELLKQPAVNATQSIQGKLSGVSIINTNAPGSDPVVMIRGLGTAASGTTPLYIVDGIQVSGISNINPSDIETMDVMKDAASAAIYGMDAANGVIFITTKKGKQGKAKIALSSYYGATSMLNPVDMASASEYVTYFNEVQTALGSTSLLSTDQPYNTDWYDELAQVGFSNSNNVSISGANDYVNYFVSLNNYNEEGILEGQDLTRNTLRSNTTFNLFDDRVKLTQSISGSFSKETPKPSSAFDEAYKQAPIVPTYYENGGFGQPDWDPTTGQVAYQGSNSLNSIGNPLATVYYYNQKAETTDLQGSFDIEVKLTDYLKANSRFGATKTYYKSRSFNDIKSQYLTSNTGQDEDDFNALKAANPTTTAYADNSLSYSTSESYRYNWDNYLTFDKQLGEHTINVVAGLTKGSKNDVFSTYQLAYDVPEKSQYWSINFASDDYDQTSEQSNSTPTHQLSYYGRLQYNYGEKYFLQANMRRDGISTFNNDDNTEYFGNFPSFSAGWVLTKEPFLSDIKNLNFLKIRAGWGKLGNSDVPFNVSTYTTSTSSSNVNYVFGANQDLVYGAALGASIYPISWEITKETNVGLDFQAYNSRLSGSFNYYNRNTENAILNVTPVYTSGEGSNYYDHGAEVLNKGFELEFNWKDNISDDLSYSVGVVFSNNDNNVENVKSAYDGQTGGSLSNGQVTKRLQEGQPIYAWWMWEADGVWQNQDEIDNNTHYGTPSPGHLRYKDQNEDGVIDDEDKKYFGSYIPTYNFGFNIIVNYKDFDFSLDAFGAGGNKVYNGLKGTTIDGGENIAQDTFANRWTGEGSTNVNPGANKDSYASSYYLEDGDYLRINNITLGYTLPKVIDQVSRIRIYASAKNPFMFTKYSGFTPEVVGTSGSTGASGTSGIELSAYPNTKTFLLGVNIDL; encoded by the coding sequence ATGAAAACAAAGATTAGTCTATTATTGATACTGTTTTTTTCAATTTCTGCTTTTGCACAAGAAATAGAAATTAGTGGTGTTGTTACTAGTAAAACTGATGGTATTCCTTTACCAGGAGTGAATATTATTGTAGAAGGAACTAATAATGGTACTTCAACCGATTTTGATGGTAAGTATGCACTTACTGTTAATACAGGAGATCAATTAGAGTTTAGCTACATGGGCTTTAAAACTATTATGAAAACTGTGGGAGACCAGAGTGTTATTAATGTTGTATTAGCCGAAGATGTAGAAGCTTTAAATGAAGTTGTTGTAATTGGTTATGGTACTCAAAAAAGATCAGACCTTACAGGAGCTGTGTCAAGTATAAAGTCTGATGAGTTATTGAAGCAACCTGCTGTAAATGCAACACAATCCATACAGGGGAAATTATCTGGAGTAAGTATAATTAATACCAACGCACCAGGGAGTGATCCGGTAGTAATGATTAGAGGATTAGGTACTGCAGCATCTGGAACTACACCTCTTTATATCGTAGACGGTATACAAGTAAGTGGTATTAGCAACATCAACCCTTCAGATATTGAAACGATGGATGTTATGAAAGATGCAGCTTCGGCTGCCATTTATGGAATGGATGCTGCAAATGGTGTGATTTTTATTACCACCAAAAAAGGAAAACAAGGAAAGGCTAAAATTGCTTTAAGTTCTTATTATGGAGCTACAAGTATGCTAAACCCTGTAGATATGGCAAGTGCTTCAGAGTATGTAACTTATTTTAATGAAGTACAAACTGCATTAGGATCTACAAGTCTGCTTTCAACAGATCAACCTTACAATACAGATTGGTACGATGAGTTAGCGCAGGTAGGCTTTTCTAATAGTAATAATGTTTCTATTTCTGGAGCGAATGATTATGTTAACTATTTTGTGAGTTTAAATAATTATAATGAAGAAGGTATATTAGAAGGTCAAGATTTAACACGTAACACTTTAAGATCTAATACAACTTTTAACCTTTTTGATGATAGAGTTAAATTAACCCAAAGTATTAGTGGTTCATTTTCTAAAGAAACACCTAAACCATCTTCAGCGTTTGATGAAGCTTACAAACAAGCTCCAATTGTACCTACCTATTATGAGAATGGAGGTTTTGGTCAGCCAGACTGGGATCCCACTACAGGTCAAGTTGCTTACCAAGGTAGTAATAGTTTAAACTCTATTGGTAACCCTTTAGCAACGGTTTACTATTATAATCAAAAAGCAGAAACAACAGATTTACAAGGCTCGTTTGATATTGAAGTTAAATTAACCGATTATTTAAAAGCTAATTCTCGTTTTGGGGCAACTAAAACGTACTATAAATCAAGATCTTTTAACGATATTAAATCACAATATTTAACATCTAATACAGGGCAAGATGAAGACGATTTTAATGCCTTAAAAGCAGCCAATCCCACAACAACAGCATATGCAGATAACAGTTTGTCTTATTCTACTTCAGAAAGCTATAGATACAATTGGGATAATTATTTAACTTTTGATAAGCAACTGGGAGAACATACTATTAATGTGGTGGCTGGTCTTACTAAAGGAAGCAAAAATGATGTGTTTAGTACCTATCAATTGGCTTACGATGTTCCTGAAAAATCACAATATTGGAGTATCAATTTTGCGTCAGATGATTATGATCAGACGTCAGAACAGTCTAACTCCACACCAACACATCAATTATCATATTATGGTAGATTGCAATATAATTATGGCGAAAAGTATTTCTTGCAAGCTAACATGCGTAGAGATGGTATAAGCACATTTAATAATGATGATAACACAGAGTATTTTGGAAATTTCCCTTCTTTTAGTGCCGGTTGGGTGTTAACCAAAGAACCGTTTTTAAGTGATATAAAGAATCTTAATTTTTTAAAAATAAGAGCTGGTTGGGGTAAATTAGGAAACTCAGACGTTCCTTTTAATGTGTCAACTTATACAACATCTACAAGCAGTAGTAATGTAAATTATGTGTTTGGAGCAAATCAAGATTTAGTATATGGTGCCGCTTTAGGAGCTTCTATTTATCCTATTTCTTGGGAGATTACTAAAGAAACAAATGTGGGACTAGATTTTCAAGCCTATAATTCACGATTATCAGGTAGTTTTAACTACTACAATAGAAATACAGAAAATGCAATTTTAAATGTAACACCTGTATATACTTCAGGAGAAGGATCTAATTATTACGATCATGGTGCAGAAGTGCTAAACAAAGGATTTGAATTGGAGTTTAATTGGAAAGACAATATTTCTGATGATTTATCTTATAGTGTTGGAGTTGTATTTTCTAATAATGATAATAATGTTGAAAATGTAAAATCTGCTTACGACGGACAAACAGGTGGAAGCCTTTCTAACGGACAAGTAACTAAAAGACTACAAGAAGGTCAGCCTATATATGCTTGGTGGATGTGGGAAGCAGATGGTGTTTGGCAAAATCAAGACGAGATAGATAACAATACACATTACGGTACGCCATCTCCTGGGCATTTACGTTATAAAGATCAAAATGAAGATGGAGTTATCGACGATGAAGATAAAAAATACTTTGGCTCTTATATTCCTACATATAATTTTGGCTTTAATATCATTGTAAACTATAAAGATTTTGATTTCTCTTTAGATGCTTTTGGTGCCGGTGGGAATAAAGTATACAACGGATTAAAAGGAACCACAATAGATGGCGGAGAAAATATAGCACAAGATACATTTGCAAACAGATGGACTGGAGAAGGCTCTACAAATGTTAATCCAGGTGCTAACAAAGATTCGTATGCCTCAAGTTACTATTTAGAAGATGGAGATTATTTAAGAATTAATAATATTACTCTAGGGTATACACTTCCTAAAGTTATTGATCAAGTTTCAAGAATTAGAATTTATGCCTCTGCAAAAAATCCATTTATGTTTACCAAATATTCTGGTTTTACACCTGAAGTTGTGGGGACTAGCGGGTCTACAGGAGCTAGCGGAACATCAGGGATAGAACTTTCTGCTTATCCAAATACCAAAACATTCTTACTTGGGGTTAACATCGATTTATAA
- a CDS encoding helix-turn-helix and ligand-binding sensor domain-containing protein — translation MTKRLLSLTIFFYCFFILIVNAQYSPSLQNFTLAEYRAGNQNWDVSRAQNGKVYAANDSGLLEYDALVWKLYQLPNKTTVRSVLAVNDVIYTGSYEEFGYWQKDDFGVLKYHSLSDTILNKISPNEEIWEIVKFKDKIIFRSFLNIYVYDANGIVKIESDSILISFSVIEDNLYVSTLTAGVFLLKDNTLQPFYFNNILVDTKIISIDKYNDKLLLTTSLKGSYFLSKNVLIPTPFQINEKIKEHQLNDFSVLKNGEMVFGTIKDGVYITDFSGKIKFHISKENGLLNNTVLGQDLDEYDNLWLGLDNGIATIELNSRNYFFNDVSGKLGAVYDIIEYKEVMYIGTNTGLFRLNKNDKLEFVEGSQGQVWDLTLIGDELFCGHNDGTFIVDTNSFKKISNFTGGWTIKKVPERKNTYIQGTYSGLVKFEKKDNDWEVKHFDKAIMPTRFLVFENPHTAWVAHETKGIYKIIFDENYQSISSVQDYQKKGLSSNYNIRVYNIKNDISFKTNEGWQKYEPILDSIIPYNLLNEKLGKHSYIISEEDTNLFALKNNDGFINFKSFSNDEDQLVLSDDFLKNRYIIGYENVSKINDSVCALNLNNGFIMINSTSPSNTYLQKPIIEKVYVGGEPINRSRFTNDEVSFNFNENITVALTSPKSVNHFFEYKISNTDNIWYKVDGNKVEFSSLKDGEYTISFRARGNSGNVSPLQNLQIQVLPPWYRATWGFLLYTFIAVVIGAIFYILQNKKIAKQQRLIKIKYQKEQQKLLREKTLENEKQIVQLKNEALQREIKLKSKQLANNAMALVKKNETLQDIKKDLIANKDGFNSHYSYKKVLKKLDNSIVLKDEWEVFENNFSQVHDEFFQTLKARHSKLTPKDLKICAYIKMNLSSKEIAPLMNISPRGVETHRYRLKKKLNLENDISVVDYLLNIK, via the coding sequence ATGACAAAACGTTTACTATCTCTAACTATATTTTTTTATTGTTTTTTTATTTTAATTGTAAATGCGCAATATTCTCCCAGTCTTCAAAATTTTACATTAGCAGAATATAGGGCAGGAAATCAAAATTGGGATGTTTCAAGAGCACAAAATGGTAAGGTGTATGCCGCTAATGATAGTGGTTTATTAGAGTACGACGCTTTGGTTTGGAAATTATATCAATTACCTAATAAAACAACTGTGCGGTCTGTTTTAGCAGTAAATGATGTGATCTATACAGGATCTTACGAAGAATTTGGGTATTGGCAAAAAGACGACTTTGGTGTTCTAAAATACCATTCTTTGAGTGATACCATTCTCAATAAAATTTCCCCAAATGAAGAAATTTGGGAAATTGTTAAGTTTAAAGATAAAATAATCTTTCGTTCATTTTTAAATATTTACGTCTATGACGCTAATGGTATTGTGAAAATAGAATCCGATTCCATACTTATATCATTTAGTGTAATAGAAGATAATTTATATGTAAGTACTTTAACAGCAGGTGTTTTTTTATTAAAAGACAATACACTTCAACCTTTTTATTTTAACAACATCCTTGTAGATACTAAAATTATATCTATAGATAAGTATAACGATAAGCTATTGTTAACTACATCGCTTAAAGGGAGTTATTTTTTGTCTAAAAATGTATTGATTCCAACACCATTCCAAATCAATGAAAAAATTAAAGAGCATCAACTTAATGATTTTTCAGTTTTAAAAAACGGAGAAATGGTTTTTGGAACCATAAAAGACGGTGTATATATAACTGATTTTTCAGGGAAAATTAAATTTCATATTAGTAAAGAAAATGGCTTATTAAATAATACTGTTTTAGGTCAGGATTTAGATGAATACGATAACCTCTGGTTGGGATTAGATAATGGTATAGCAACTATAGAACTTAATAGCCGCAATTATTTTTTTAATGATGTGTCAGGGAAGTTAGGGGCTGTATACGATATTATTGAATATAAAGAGGTAATGTATATAGGTACCAATACGGGACTTTTTAGACTAAATAAAAACGATAAACTTGAATTTGTTGAAGGTTCTCAAGGTCAGGTTTGGGATTTAACATTAATTGGAGATGAGTTATTTTGCGGTCATAATGACGGTACATTTATAGTAGATACTAATTCATTTAAAAAAATATCAAACTTTACAGGAGGTTGGACAATTAAAAAAGTTCCAGAACGTAAGAACACTTATATTCAGGGAACCTATTCAGGCTTAGTTAAATTTGAAAAAAAAGATAACGATTGGGAGGTAAAACATTTTGATAAAGCTATTATGCCAACTCGTTTTTTGGTTTTTGAAAACCCACATACAGCATGGGTCGCTCATGAAACAAAAGGAATTTACAAAATTATATTCGATGAAAATTATCAGTCTATAAGTAGCGTACAAGATTATCAGAAAAAAGGACTAAGCTCTAATTACAATATTAGAGTCTATAATATTAAAAATGATATAAGTTTTAAAACTAACGAAGGTTGGCAAAAATATGAGCCAATCCTAGACTCTATTATTCCGTATAATTTGCTAAATGAAAAGTTAGGCAAACACAGTTATATTATTTCTGAAGAAGATACCAATCTTTTTGCTTTGAAAAATAATGATGGATTTATCAATTTCAAATCATTTTCTAATGATGAAGATCAACTTGTTTTAAGTGACGATTTTTTAAAAAACAGATACATTATAGGTTATGAAAATGTGTCTAAAATAAATGATTCTGTTTGTGCATTAAACCTAAACAATGGTTTTATAATGATAAATAGTACATCACCTTCTAATACATATTTACAAAAACCAATTATAGAAAAAGTATATGTAGGCGGAGAACCTATTAATCGTTCTAGGTTTACCAATGATGAGGTCTCTTTTAATTTTAATGAAAATATAACTGTTGCCTTAACTTCACCCAAATCTGTTAATCATTTTTTTGAATATAAAATATCTAATACAGATAACATTTGGTATAAAGTAGATGGTAATAAAGTAGAATTTTCTAGTCTTAAAGATGGAGAATATACCATTTCATTTAGAGCAAGAGGAAATTCTGGGAATGTTTCACCCTTACAAAATTTACAAATACAAGTGCTTCCTCCGTGGTATCGCGCTACATGGGGATTTCTACTATATACTTTTATAGCCGTTGTAATAGGAGCTATATTTTATATTCTGCAAAATAAAAAAATAGCTAAACAACAACGCTTAATTAAAATTAAGTATCAAAAAGAGCAACAGAAATTACTTAGAGAAAAAACTTTAGAAAATGAAAAACAAATTGTTCAGTTAAAAAATGAAGCTTTACAAAGGGAAATCAAGCTTAAAAGCAAACAACTGGCAAATAATGCCATGGCTTTAGTTAAGAAAAATGAAACACTTCAAGATATAAAGAAAGATTTAATAGCTAATAAAGATGGTTTTAATAGTCATTACTCGTATAAAAAAGTTCTAAAAAAACTAGATAATTCTATTGTGCTTAAAGATGAATGGGAAGTGTTTGAAAATAATTTTAGTCAAGTACACGATGAGTTTTTTCAAACTTTAAAAGCTAGACATTCTAAACTTACGCCTAAAGATTTAAAGATTTGTGCCTACATCAAAATGAATTTATCTTCAAAAGAAATTGCACCTTTAATGAATATCTCTCCTAGAGGCGTAGAAACCCATAGATATCGTTTAAAAAAGAAGTTAAATTTAGAAAATGATATTTCTGTAGTAGACTACTTGTTAAATATTAAATAA
- a CDS encoding DUF4625 domain-containing protein yields MKLVFKYNYIILLLFLLGACSDSDSVDIDEEKPTITINYDDGFPQACEVLQRGETYVFKALVTDNQALAAYSIDIHNNFDHHTHDDQEESCVLDDEKEAVNPLTILENYNIEDGVMSYEINITVSIPSDVDTGDYHCAYSVTDETGWQSRTSVDIKIVE; encoded by the coding sequence ATGAAATTAGTATTTAAATACAATTATATAATTCTTCTTCTTTTCCTTTTAGGAGCTTGTTCAGACAGTGATTCTGTAGATATAGACGAAGAAAAACCTACAATAACTATTAATTACGATGATGGTTTTCCGCAAGCCTGCGAAGTGCTTCAACGTGGTGAAACCTACGTTTTTAAAGCTTTAGTGACAGACAATCAAGCCTTAGCTGCTTATAGTATAGACATACATAATAATTTTGATCACCATACACACGACGACCAAGAGGAATCTTGTGTGCTCGATGATGAAAAAGAAGCCGTTAATCCTTTAACCATATTGGAAAATTACAATATTGAAGATGGTGTAATGAGTTATGAAATAAACATTACAGTAAGTATACCTAGTGATGTAGATACAGGAGATTACCATTGTGCATATTCGGTTACCGATGAAACAGGTTGGCAGTCTAGAACCTCTGTAGATATTAAAATAGTAGAATAA